The nucleotide window ctgatgcgggacccgaactcacaaaccatgagatcatgacctgagctgaagttggatgcttaaccgactgagccacccaggcgcccctgtacttttttttttttttttttaaacaagacttGGCTaattgttttgtcttattttttaaatttattttttgttttgttgttttattggaGCTTTGATATGCGATGTGTCAAAGCTCCAGCCAGTGTTAAAGCTCAGGCAGTTTAGATAGAATTAAGGAGtttgctgattttgttttaagcccattcttttctttttaaagcttttccatgtctgtaattttatattatacattgtAATTTAAGAAGTGAAAATTATACTTCTAAGTGCATACCTTTAAAGCCTTTGCTTCTGACCCTAGCAAATTGTTAGtcagtattcagtaaatattagacATGCtaatggtgattttatttatttgtaacctCCTCCCTTATCCCTTTTTGCTTAAGCTTCATTGAATCTCTGTATTGTCCTGAAGATACCTTTATTGTCTACTCACAGTGTATTGCTTTCTCAAGTGGCAGTAGCAGTAATATctttaattattatgttttagCTACCCTAAATTCTTGTCTTCTCTCTTaatgctggcaaaaaaaaaaaaagtttttactggCATACAGAATATTTaacttccttcccccctccctccccttaaaaatgtttttattgtggtaaaatatccataatatagaatttattattttagccatttttaagttcaTTGGCCACTAAGTacttaaatgttcttttaatacACAggattgctggggcacctgggtggcccagtcgtttaagtgttttgatttcagcttaggtcatgacctcatggcttgagggttcgagccccgtgtgcccctgtgctgacagttcagagcctggagcctgcttcggattctgtgtctccctctctctctgcccctcccctgctcatgcactcattctctgtctctctctctctcaaaaataaataaacgttaaaaaaaaattaacaacaacacaGGATTGCTGtagctcattttaaaatttatttatttacttatttatttttgagagacagagagagagacaacgagACAGcatgtgaacagggaaggagcagagagagagagagagagagagagagagagagagagacacagaatgcgaagcaggctccaggctccaagctgtcagtacagagcctgatacagggctcgaactcacgaactgtgagatcatgacctgagccgaagtgggacgcttaacccactgagccacccagatgcccctgctgTAGCTCATTTTAGAAATTGGAATATTAAACCCAGTCTGGcaactcctcccctcccttcagttttggaaatgtgtataggtgtttttaaaaactttttatctagaaataatttttaagccTGCAGAACAGTTGTATAAATAGTACCAGGAGCCTCCTTTAACCAGGTTTACAATTAGCTTTTTGCcctatttgctttattattctctttcaaTGTAGTATGCACATGAATTGTTTTTCCCTGAATTTTTTGAGTAAGTTGCATACACATAGCCATTTAGTCTTGAATAAGTATGTACTTCCTAAGAACGGAGATGTTCTTGTATAATAGTAAATAGCTCCtggaaatttaacattgatacagTACTTGAATCCAACATCTATATTCCAACTTTGTTAGTTGAGCTGAGTCCAGTGTTTTTTGCTTTCAGTAATGGATCAtgtattgcatttagttgtcatgtctttttagtttcttaatttgGATCAGTTCTTCAGCCTTTTTGGTCTTTAATGGCATTATTTTTATAGAATACAggcccatccctctctctcctccccttatAAAATGTTCCTCACTTTTGAGTTTGGTCtgtgtttcctcatgattaggtTCAGATTATGCAGTTTTGGTTGGAATAGTCCATTAGTGATGTGtctttctcaggatctacatctAGGGGCACACAGTGTTCATCTGCTACTCATTGGTGTTGGTAATTTTAATGACTCAGTCAAGGTGATGTCCAGTTTCTTCACAAGAtagttctctttttccccttgcaGTTTATCAGCGGTGATTAAGAccataaaaatattctcttttcaaCTGGATTTTTCTCATGTAGATTTTGCCTTCACTGATTCTTGCTGAGTTATCTTTTCTGGGTGTTCTCAGTTTCACATGATGGTCTTACACGTTAACTAAGCCTGTGAGCGTGCTTTGGTAATCATGATGGACAGTGAATTTTGTCTTCTGGGTTTCActgagatttttgtttccttagatGGTTTCACtgtgattctttttccttttttttaagtttattcatttcgagagagagagagagagcgagcgagcaggggatgggcagagagagagagagggggagagagagagagagagagagagagagagagagagagagagaatcccaagtaggctccgcactgtcagcacggagcctgacacagggcttgaacccacaaaacatgagatcatgcccagagcggaaaccaagagttggacgcttaactgactgagccacccaggcgcccctcaatgtgATTATTTCTTAACCAGATTTGAGTAGGATTGATTTTAACCATTTCTGTagcaacagtttattttttttttttattacatcgTTGTTGGGTTGCTAAGGGACTCATAGACTGAAAACTACAGATTGGTAATAAACACACCTAATGTATAATGAATTCATTGTTGTTCTCAGGGCttgaaatattaaatagaattagCTGAGTAAGAATGttcatcaaatattattttacaaaaacCATACATTTTATTAGATCAGTAAGTTGCTTTCTTAGTAATGGTCAGTGTACTGTTAGCCGCATGCTTAATCTTTTGACTGACTTGTGATTTTGAAATTGTGAGGACACCAAGATTCAGTTGCTGACTTCTCCAATTTCCCCCACCCAGGGCAAGAGGATTATGACAGATTACGACCGCTGAGTTATCCACAAACAGATGTATTTCTAGTCTGTTTTTCAGTGGTCTCTCCATCCTCATTTGAAAATGTGAAGGAGAAGGTGAGTTGGTCAGATTTTCTTGCCCTGAAAAAGGTGGTCACAGAACTTCTGTTGAGTTGTCCTGAATAGCTTTACAGGCTTGTGGATTAATGcaggtgtattttttaaaatacctttcctCTAGTGGGTGCCTGAGATAACTCACCACTGTCCAAAGACTCCTTTCTTGCTTGTTGGGACCCAAATTGATCTCCGAGATGACCCCTCTACGATTGAGAAACTTGCCAAGAACAAACAGAAGCCTATCACTCCAGAGACTGCTGAAAAGCTGGCCCGTGACCTGAAAGCGGTCAAGTATGTGGAGTGTTCTGCACTCACACAGGTGAGGACTGTGCCATCCCCATGTTTGTGTACAGTTGGGTAGTTTCTGAGCATTAGGATTTGGGGGTTATTTTTAACAGTGGTCTGCAGTGCTTACGAAAGCTGCCCGGGTCCCATTAGGACCAGCTTCCCAGTACATATTCTTTTGCTAGAGGTTCTGTGTTTATGGAGAGAAGTGTTAATCTCTCAGTGAAACTCTTGTGTTGGTGAGCTTCCATACTGTACTGAATCATTTGTAGTGGTCAGggattgtgttaaaaaaaaaaaacaattttatgggAAAGTTCCAGGTTAGCACAGACTCACAAGAGAGgatatgaatgatttttttccccccagacaCTTAAATTTTTATCTAAATGTATTTGATCTTTTCTCATCAATTCTGACCATTGACGCCACAGTTTCTGGGGTAATTCAACTGACATAGGGAATTAATCATAATAATTGAGACTTTCGTGTCAGAGAAAGCTGCCTTGGCTATTTTTCAAGCATGTGTTGTAGGGAGTCCGTgcctttttttagtttatttattgattttgagagagagagaaagaacaagtggggaagaggcagagagagagagagagggagagggagagggagagagagagagagggagagagagagagaatccctagcaggctctgccgCAAGCGcacagcctgatgaggggctccatcctgcgaaccgtgagatcgtgacctgagtcgagacCAAGagccaaacgcttaaccaaccgagccacccaggcgccctagttgTTCTTAGGTTTTTAGAGACATTCCTTCCTCATGTGGTCCCCTTGGTCCCTCTTCTGTCCCTGTCTGAATAATTTAACCGGAGCTACTCTCCTAGTTTGATGGGATGCATCAGATTCTGAGGGTGGGGAGTGGTGCTAGAATATTTAGAGTGAGAGTTGCGACCGGCCTGTGCGCTTTCGCCTTCTCCACCTTCGAGGTGTGCCTGACCGGCTGTCCCTTCTGAGTACTgttctggaggcagagggagaggttcCGGAGATAGCACAGAACCCTTCAGTTCTGGTGGTGCTGGTGCTTTGACATCGGAACGGCGGGCAGATGTGTCTCATTAAAACAGGGCAGGGCTGAAGAGGTTTACTTTAATTACGTCAAGTCCAGTTACAGCTATCATGCTTACATTTGTAGGTGATTGCACTTTctgtcaagtttttaaaaaagcattactGGATTCTTGATGATCTGTAACTGAGGCAAATGACCTATATAATTACTTATTATGCATGTACTTGGGCATTTAGTATGGATGGCCTAGACATAATTTAATAATCTCCAATTCAGTGCTAGTTTggatatttaaagataaaattgttaCGCTCAGCTGGATGTTCCACAGGATAGTTTCAAGGTCAAAAATCATTCTCCCAAACCCAGTTTTCTTTGGCAGTTCAGTTCTTTTAAAGTCAGAAGATTTTACCTTCCCTTACACATGTAGCACcgactgaaatttaaaaaacaaaaaaagcctgaTGCTTCTGTGTTTTGATACCAtcagaaaagtgtgtgtgtgtgtgtgtgtgtgtgtgtgtgtgtgtgtgttgggcaagGATCTATGTGGAACATGTGTGTCAGGTTATAACTAATCTATATGCATCATTTGCATACCCCTGTTCTCTAAATATGGGTTGCTTTTGGGGAGAAATGGAGGTAAATAGACCATGTGGACTCCACTCTAGGTCACTggtgaagtttattttaaagaattggatGCTTCCATCTAAGATTTTTTTACACTATGAACAAGTTTATATAATAAGTCTGCAGACAGTAGGAATTTGAAAAGGCCTTAGCAACTCCATTTTTCTTACCAGATTTTGAAGATTGGAGAAGTCaaaagagaagatagaaaatgGGGTGTCTGGTTGTGTTTGGGAGATAAGAGCTCAGGACTCCAGATTCCATTTGTTGGTTCCTCTAAGACTGACCTCTTCATGTAATCAGATAGTGGGTAAAGcaaaaattagttttgttttgtaaggGATTAGTTGATGTTGTCAATAAGCAAGAAAGGATTTGCTTTTTGGGAAGGGGTGCCCTAGTTTCTCATGGATgtcctcctcttttctcccttatAAAATGCATTGCCCTTTCTGCCCTCCCTGTTTCCTTTTGTATGTGACCATCAGAGTTTGCTCTGAGACACGTAGAAAGAATTTCATAGGAACTTTACTTTTGTTTACcgttcctactttgtcaaagaccTGGAAGAACACTTTTAAacctctttgcttctttttaagtacttcatgttctcattctttttttgtacCTCATGGAGTGTGTGGGTGCCAGTCCTCTGGGATGCCTAGGGTGGGGTGGAAATACCTGGGGTAGGCTGGGGCTGGCACTCGTTACTGGAGCTGTGTTCTGGGGtttggagaaatttttatttgggATCAAACTGACTTAAAGAACACGTGAAACCTCTTTGGGTGGTAAACCTGTGGCTTCAGATTTAGGTGAGTTTAGGTGAGTCTGTAGACCTGGGCCCAAGGTACCAACCATTGCTGCTGAGTCACACTGTCACGTTGGAGTTCTGCCTGAGGTGTAAGTGTATTTCTGCGTCTTAATCCCTGTATATCTGAGAGTGTTCTTTGTTTTCACTCCATGCTTTTTGCTCTGATACCCATGCAGACATCTTAAAGCATTGGACTGCTTGCTGAAACTCCTTCTAGACCCCATTCTTTGTTTTCCTATGACTTGGGTGGTGGTTACTTCCTCTAATAACATTACTGAATAACTGAGGTGTATGCTGTTTCTAGAGTCTGTTCTTTAAATTTCTCCCAGTTGGTCCTGTTGAACAATTAAATACACTCTTTCTGAATGCCTGAACCTTACTGTTCTGGGAAACCGATTTACTCTGAAATCCTGATTAATCCCATCCAGATAAGTCATTGAATCTAGAAACATGTAGCATGCCTGTGCGTCTGCCGTTCGTGTCCTTCAGTTATTCAGGGGCTGAATTCACAGAAGCCTGAAACTGTGTTAGATTTAGTTCCAGAATGTGTGTGTCCTTCTTCTCATTGGAAATACTGGGGAATTCTACAAGGCTTACTTATC belongs to Panthera tigris isolate Pti1 chromosome C1, P.tigris_Pti1_mat1.1, whole genome shotgun sequence and includes:
- the CDC42 gene encoding cell division control protein 42 homolog translates to MQTIKCVVVGDGAVGKTCLLISYTTNKFPSEYVPTVFDNYAVTVMIGGEPYTLGLFDTAGQEDYDRLRPLSYPQTDVFLVCFSVVSPSSFENVKEKWVPEITHHCPKTPFLLVGTQIDLRDDPSTIEKLAKNKQKPITPETAEKLARDLKAVKYVECSALTQKGLKNVFDEAILAALEPPEPKKTRRCVLL